One Setaria viridis chromosome 5, Setaria_viridis_v4.0, whole genome shotgun sequence genomic region harbors:
- the LOC117857238 gene encoding NPL4-like protein — protein MILRIRSRDGTDRITVPDPASATVADLQRLIESHLTVPVTLQRLSLEPALLLPSPSAVPLLADPAAQLASLRLANGAFVYLAYPPDARSARPPPPKALSSAGSFGKKMTMDDLIARQIRVTRQENALCAAASFDRDAANAFQLYVAESLAFGVKRAGFLYGRVDAETKEVFVDFIYEPPQQGSEDVVHLMRDADEEARVDAIAEGLGMRRVGLVFTQAVGRKASDTGEYTMSNREVVQAAQLQAEGGIPEWITAIVKLEVGDDGTGDVHFEAFQMSEICVKLFKDGVLETEVGDTDDPRLSKMRKEVVAGGKDTMEVDNDFFLVPVKISDHQGPLSVGFPIENRGSPVGMSALRSHLDRTKHLTFVRRISDFHLLLKIATFLDVKADVPTLAACVKTQSRVPEGYQLLIESLASQG, from the exons atgatCCTCCGCATCCGCAGCCGCGACGGCACGGACCGCATCACGGTCCCGgaccccgcctccgccaccgtcgccgacCTGCAGCGCCTCATCGAGTCGCACCTCACCGTGCCCGTCACGCTCCAGCGTCTCTCCCTCGAaccggccctcctcctccccagcccCTCCGCCGTCCCCCTCCTCGCCGACCCGGCCGCCCAGCTCGCCTCGCTCCGCCTCGCCAACGGCGCCTTCGTCTACCTCGCCTACCCGCCCGACGCgcgctccgcccgcccgccgccgcccaaggcgCTCTCCTCCGCCGGCTCCTTCGGCAAGAAGATGACCATGGACGACCTCATCGCGCGCCAGATCCGCGTCACCCGCCAGGAGAACgcgctctgcgccgccgcctccttcgacCGCGACGCCGCCAACGCGTTCCAGCTCTACGTCGCCGAGTCCCTCGCCTTCGGCGTCAAGCGGGCGGGCTTCCTCTACGGCCGCGTCGACGCCGAGACCAAGGAGGTCTTCGTCGACTTCATCTACGAGCCGCCGCAGCAGGGCTCCGAGGACGTGGTCCACCTCATGAgggacgccgacgaggaggccCGTGTCGATGCCATCGCTGAAGGGCTTGGGATGCGCCGGGTCGGCCTCGTGTTCACGCAGGCCGTGGGGAGGAAGGCCAGCGACACCGGCGAGTACACCATGTCCAACCGGGAGGTTGTGCAGGCGGCCCAGCTGCAGGCCGAGGGTGGGATCCCGGAGTGGATCACTGCCATAGTGAAATTGGAGGTGGGGGATGACGGTACCGGCGATGTGCACTTTGAGGCCTTCCAGATGAGTGAGATTTGTGTCAAGCTCTTCAAGGATGGTGTTCTGGAAACTGAGGTTGGGGATACCGACGATCCCCGCCTGTCCAAGATGCGGAAGGAGGTGGTGGCAGGTGGTAAGGATACTATGGAGGTGGACAATGACTTCTTCCTTGTCCCCGTCAAGATCTCTGATCACCAG GGTCCACTCTCAGTAGGCTTTCCGATAGAGAATCGTGGCAGTCCTGTAGGGATGAGCGCGCTGAGAAGCCACCTGGACCGGACAAAGCATCTGACATTTGTGAGGCGGATCTCGGACTTCCATTTGCTGCTCAAGATTGCTACTTTCCTAGATGTAAAGGCAGATGTGCCTACCCTAGCTGCATGCGTAAAAACTCAGAGCAGGGTGCCTGAGGGCTACCAGCTTCTGATCGAGTCCTTGGCTAGTCAGGGATAA